A genomic region of Cydia amplana chromosome 5, ilCydAmpl1.1, whole genome shotgun sequence contains the following coding sequences:
- the LOC134648177 gene encoding uncharacterized protein LOC134648177 gives MCYLNKPGHRKSIFNLLTKPIKPDSMEENDPIHRRQRESGVPQSRIKLVSKLQKNRQIVVNAGRKRNQHVNKEAESMTTGKPKGPNIEKDNVQLNVATSRPHHTLGKKAHLKGCRWKFECLTAWNLDTCRLKTSCPGKEEDTRRNKKNLEQEKLLQRVRRMIGISSVDEEVEKILEVRALHNPFIMNIGPGGTSGPAETLPQYLTKLIIIQATRLSPSTR, from the exons ATGTGTTACCTTA ATAAACCTGGACACAGAAAGAGCATATTCAACT taTTGACTAAACCGATCAAACCAGATTCAATGGAAGAAAACGATCCCATTCATAGAAGACAAAGAGAATCTGGCGTGCCTCAAAGTCGAA TTAAACTAGTGAGTAAACTTCAGAAAAATAGACAAATTGTTGTGAATGCTGGACGTAAACGTAATCAACACGTGAATAAGGAAGCCGAATCAATGACTACAGGAAAGCCTAAAG GCCCTAATATTGAAAAAGATAATGTACAACTTAACGTGGCCACTTCCAGACCCCATCACACACTTGGTAAAAAAG CACACTTAAAGGGCTGTCGTTGGAAATTTGAATGTTTAACTGCATGGAACCTTGACACCTGCCGGCTCAAGACATCTTGTCCCGGCAAGGAGGAAGACACACGCAGAAACAAGAAAAACCTTGAACAAGAGAAATTACTACAGCGAGTTCGAAGAATGA TTGGTATCTCGTCCGTGGATGAAGAGGTGGAAAAAATAT TGGAAGTCCGAGCGTTACACAACCCTTTCATAATGAATATTGGACCAG gTGGCACCTCCGGCCCTGCAGAAACTTTACCTCAGTATTTGACCAAACTAATTATAATTCAAG CTACCCGGCTCAGCCCATCAACGCGCTAA